A region from the Lolium perenne isolate Kyuss_39 chromosome 4, Kyuss_2.0, whole genome shotgun sequence genome encodes:
- the LOC127294066 gene encoding uncharacterized protein — MAPSEPSAADLAAAAAEATAKAALWALAAALPSIRAVVPVTLELSTSNYLQWRGMFSDAVEKYALEDHLLEDAYPTDPPPQWVRNDAIVRSWLNSAVAPELLAMIVDTTTPLPAHALWTRLSNIYHDNADTRSSYLEQEFHGLQQGSLTVADYCRKQKVLADELNALGTTITDKRLVQNTLRGLGPRLAYMRTLLLKQRPLPPFLDVRSSLLLEELTLQQQSESSSTLSVFVARGAPTPPPPRGPAENTGPPRRPEVCRNFQRFGTCRFGARCRYVHSASPQQRGGTPNTSGKGPQAPWPSMQNPWAGSIQMWPGPPPRPPPLGLPQAHHAMLSAPPPWPYSSTSPMPWPPGAAIPWTPGATPSAPPPAPTYNPTAPPPSFDQAQLMQAFNTMSLTPPSSNEWFMDSGASAHMTGNQGLPHQERDRQVQ, encoded by the exons ATGGCGCCGTCAGAGCCCTCCGCCGCTGATCTCGCGGCCGCTGCCGCCGAGGCCACCGCCAAGGCCGCTCTCTGGGCGCTCGCGGCCGCACTCCCCAGCATCCGTGCCGTCGTGCCGGTCACCCTCGAGCTTTCAACCTCCAACTACCTCCAATGGCGCGGCATGTTCTCCGACGCTGTTGAGAAGTACGCCCTCGAGGATCATCTCCTCGAGGATGCCTACCCCACGGACCCCCCGCCACAGTGGGTCCGCAACGACGCCATCGTCCGGTCATGGCTCAACAGCGCCGTCGCGCCCGAGCTTCTCGCCATGATCGTTGACACCACGACGCCACTGCCTGCACACGCCTTGTGGACGCGCCTCTCCAACATCTACCACGACAACGCGGACACCCGCTCCTCCTACCTCGAGCAAGAGTTCCACGGTCTCCAACAGGGCTCCCTGACCGTGGCTGATTACTGTCGCAAGCAGAAGGTTCTCGCCGACGAGCTCAATGCGCTGGGCACGACCATCACTGACAAACGCCTAGTCCAGAACACGCTTCGCGGTCTTGGACCTCGGCTTGCGTACATGCGCACGTTGCTCCTGAAACAGCGTCCCCTTCCGCCGTTTCTCGACGTCCGCTCATCTCTACTACTCGAGGAGCTCACGTTGCAGCAGCAGTCCGAGTCATCCTCGACCCTGTCTGTCTTCGTCGCGCGCGGAGCCCCCACACCTCCACCACCGCGTGGCCCTGCCGAAAATACGGGACCTCCGCGGCGCCCGGAAGTCTGCCGCAACTTCCAGCGCTTTGGAACCTGTCGCTTTGGCGCACGGTGCCGTTACGTCCACTCAGCGTCTCCCCAACAACGCGGTGGCACCCCCAACACATCCGGGAAGGGACCGCAGGCTCCCTGGCCGTCGATGCAGAACCCTTGGGCTGGGTCAATCCAGATGTGGCCAGGACCACCGCCACGGCCACCTCCTCTTGGCCTGCCTCAGGCTCATCATGCTATGCTATCGGCGCCACCTCCATGGCCCTATAGCTCTACATCACCGATGCCATGGCCACCGGGAGCAGCTATACCATGGACGCCAGGAGCGACGCCATCCGCCCCGCCACCTGCACCCACATACAATCCAACCGCACCACCGCCATCCTTCGACCAAGCCCAACTCATGCAGGCTTTCAACACCATGTCCCTGACACCACCATCCTCGAATGAGTGGTTCATGGACTCAGGCGCCTCCGCTCACATGACCGGCAATCAGG GACTTCCGCACCAAGAACGAGATCGTCAGGTGCAATAG
- the LOC127348666 gene encoding uncharacterized protein, translating to MDAGSSNSAYRKRKRDLNANGGPSSPESKRRLFPADVAEPNRRAAKVAKMDLSPNELLLLVKQATDLATAASATWRLYAMRQRRGYGELAPLLEFQSHISAMRAKAAEIRANTAGWPTVEMQPDLSGPAMADGQLAGASLPPSLNESHEIRVHGDVGTAPRAVAEAGSGSAE from the exons ATGGATGCAGGCAGCTCCAACTCCGCGTATCGCAAGCGCAAGCGCGACCTCAACGCCAACGGAGGGCCCTCTAGCCCCGAGTCGAAGCGGCGCCTTTTCCCCGCGGACGTCGCCGAACCCAACCGCCGCGCCGCCAAGGTAGCCAAG ATGGATCTGTCGCCTAACGAACTGTTGCTCCTGGTCAAGCAAGCAACAGACCTGGCCACTGCCGCCTCGGCAACATGGCGGCTCTacgcgatgaggcagaggagggggTACGGCGAGCTCGCGCCCCTTCTGGAGTTCCAGAGCCATATATCTGCGATGCGCGCCAAAGCAGCGGAGATTCGTGCTAACACAGCCGGGTGGCCTACGGTGGAGATGCAACCTGACCTGTCCGGCCCCGCGATGGCCGACGGGCAGCTAGCCGGCGCCAGCCTCCCACCTAGTCTGAACGAGAGCCACGAGATCCGCGTTCATGGCGACGTCGGAACCGCGCCGCGTGCTGTCGCCGAAGCAGGTTCTGGCAGCGCAGAGTAG